The Gemmata palustris genome includes a region encoding these proteins:
- a CDS encoding tetratricopeptide repeat protein: protein MSAIRAKLVARARRHPLFVISALLGAGALLCWAGYRGTLYYEARSHYRAAQELVERREWKSALEHLDEAQRLAPDRPANHLLAARAERRLENLDRAKRHLDTCERLQGGETQPVKVERALLRVHQGDLAGAEEFLRACIQQDDPDAVEILDILAAALEINYRDAEAQRCLDDLLQRRPEHFDALVRRGRTAKSMGWFQDAVAYYEKALAVRPDVDSVRLALAEIQVVLGHFDPARKHFEQLRERQPRNPSVLFGLARCAAGAGANEQALTLFNQLLAANPDDWMVLTERGWLAVQLDRPRDGEVDLRRADSLAPPHVPPTHLVNCLRLLGKADEARKYQEKVDRIQTDNKRAAELGGLIREKTPDDPEPRYELGRILLRQGKARDAVHWFETALAKAPAHRKTHEALAEFYQSVRAVERAEHHRRVLQGLSASAPN, encoded by the coding sequence TTGAGCGCGATCAGGGCGAAGCTGGTGGCCCGGGCGCGGAGACACCCGCTGTTCGTTATCAGCGCGCTGCTCGGAGCGGGGGCGCTGCTCTGTTGGGCCGGGTACCGGGGGACGCTCTACTACGAGGCCCGGTCCCATTACCGCGCCGCCCAGGAACTCGTCGAGCGGCGCGAATGGAAGTCGGCGCTCGAGCACCTGGACGAAGCGCAGCGCCTCGCGCCGGACCGTCCCGCCAATCACCTGCTCGCGGCGCGCGCCGAGCGCCGACTCGAGAACCTCGATCGAGCGAAGCGCCACCTGGACACGTGCGAGCGCCTTCAGGGGGGCGAGACGCAGCCCGTTAAAGTTGAACGGGCGCTGCTCCGCGTTCACCAGGGCGACCTGGCCGGGGCGGAGGAGTTCCTCCGGGCTTGCATCCAGCAGGACGACCCCGACGCGGTGGAGATCCTCGACATCCTCGCCGCCGCGCTCGAGATCAATTACCGCGACGCCGAAGCCCAGCGGTGCCTCGACGACCTGCTCCAGCGCCGGCCCGAGCACTTCGACGCGCTGGTGCGGCGCGGGCGGACCGCGAAGAGCATGGGGTGGTTCCAGGACGCGGTCGCGTACTACGAGAAGGCCCTGGCCGTCCGGCCCGACGTGGACAGCGTGCGCCTGGCGCTGGCCGAGATCCAGGTGGTTCTCGGGCACTTCGACCCGGCCCGAAAACACTTCGAGCAGTTGCGCGAGCGGCAACCCAGGAACCCGTCCGTCCTCTTCGGGCTGGCGCGCTGCGCGGCCGGCGCGGGGGCGAACGAACAGGCCCTGACCCTGTTCAACCAACTGCTCGCCGCGAACCCCGACGACTGGATGGTGCTGACCGAGCGCGGCTGGCTGGCCGTGCAACTCGATCGCCCCCGGGACGGCGAGGTCGACCTGCGCCGGGCCGATTCCCTGGCCCCGCCCCACGTGCCCCCGACGCATCTGGTGAACTGCCTGCGCTTGCTCGGCAAGGCTGATGAGGCGCGCAAGTACCAGGAGAAAGTGGACCGCATCCAGACCGATAACAAGCGCGCCGCGGAACTCGGGGGCCTAATCCGCGAGAAAACACCCGACGACCCGGAACCGCGCTACGAATTGGGCCGAATCCTCCTCCGGCAGGGCAAAGCGCGGGACGCCGTTCACTGGTTCGAGACGGCCCTCGCAAAAGCCCCCGCGCACCGCAAAACGCACGAAGCGCTCGCCGAGTTCTACCAGTCGGTGCGCGCCGTCGAGCGGGCCGAGCACCACCGGCGCGTGCTCCAGGGGCTGTCCGCGTCGGCCCCGAATTGA